The proteins below come from a single Clarias gariepinus isolate MV-2021 ecotype Netherlands chromosome 17, CGAR_prim_01v2, whole genome shotgun sequence genomic window:
- the rnf208 gene encoding RING finger protein 208 has product MSFLDYTEDYTIHRLVLNTKHKHAAAEIIQLFPERMSCLRRQPVTIPMDTVKIIQSEKFPRECPVPVTQPRFAPPPRVAWDGGGEGEVIVNQACSDLSVEVNGNTLINPRPLASPPAPVLRREASYLAQRKASNTEICYHQFHYKMDDVIVNQYVLRSSSTSSSSSSSTSSGPVMPCEPLDCPTCGHMYNFAGKRPRILSCLHSVCEECLQILYESCPKYKFISCPTCRRETVLFTDYGLAALAINTSILSRLPSEPGGTVQWGGDADRSCYQTVRQYCQSACTCHIANPLSTCGIM; this is encoded by the coding sequence ATGTCCTTCTTGGATTATACCGAAGATTATACCATTCACAGGCTTGTGTTGAACACCAAACACAAACACGCAGCTGCAGAGATCATCCAACTCTTTCCTGAGCGAATGTCCTGTCTGAGGCGCCAGCCTGTGACCATCCCAATGGATACCGTCAAAATCATCCAGTCGGAGAAATTTCCACGAGAGTGTCCTGTTCCTGTGACACAGCCACGCTTTGCACCTCCTCCTCGTGTGGCTTGGGATGGAGGAGGCGAAGGTGAAGTCATCGTCAACCAGGCCTGCAGTGACCTGTCCGTCGAGGTGAACGGTAACACCTTGATCAACCCCCGTCCTTTGGCATCGCCTCCAGCACCAGTCCTACGTCGTGAAGCTAGCTATTTAGCCCAACGCAAAGCTAGCAACACCGAGATATGCTATCACCAATTTCACTACAAGATGGATGATGTAATCGTGAACCAGTATGTCCTGCGCTCTTCGTCcacctcatcctcctcctcatcttcaACATCTTCAGGCCCAGTCATGCCGTGTGAGCCACTGGATTGCCCGACTTGTGGGCACATGTACAATTTTGCAGGGAAGCGTCCGAGAATCCTGTCTTGTCTCCATTCGGTGTGTGAAGAGTGCCTGCAGATCCTGTACGAGTCCTGCCCTAAGTATAAGTTCATCTCATGCCCCACGTGCCGCCGCGAGACCGTTCTCTTTACCGACTACGGTTTAGCCGCGCTCGCCATCAACACCAGCATCCTGAGCCGCTTGCCATCTGAGCCTGGAGGGACCGTACAGTGGGGTGGAGACGCCGACCGCAGCTGCTACCAAACGGTGCGCCAGTACTGCCAATCGGCCTGCACGTGCCACATCGCTAACCCGCTCTCCACCTGCGGCATCATGTAG
- the LOC128505518 gene encoding AP-4 complex accessory subunit RUSC2 — MATSDSRSGETIIVRHMPVHVDSVGSDNFTAGSRLRRPCSLSLTHSISLPEREHLPNETLNGDFHCHTGKSSVKERAGISDPCSGNTRGYDSTTLFRHELFALKSEVNEADENCDTYANNLQKHWKAYSICQRGNLNRTKDKNLRYATNPWSLRCRQGNGSNTACNHNIKILERFQTDEQIPSDSGLQLCRDNEDTPIFMDCEEHDWADQYVPNITNAISDCESLNQNQTDYISDSSCNSSDGVLVNFSAIFNKTNNAVPATPYDLDSPAKKSQASGSMQHDDGLELNPCWSSSGVDPNCNIYQADCHLSYPAGLSSQEISGLSPCQGQLTTYTNNYYKLVTCDLSSQSANSPAWSSLTSCSEAHSNGSMTPPTEYFLFEKPETEYRDEVKPHERDIQADEDTELKRSKGTRKISKRLNKRKTHTKSHHDKCKDVETNSHKHISVTRLSQSWNNKPCLEFTTQAGLHRVLSCPSQISTSSHALKQHKITFAELARYRKNGKSPSVVKNSKEDIASFQIEDALEQKVNFITSRTEKESGRSTNSETPDIPPLGVPESSLDVAHNTKPQRPTSLPIQPFVLEPPSLKQSSKALGSLIDHYMSHKHSASKITDLSSHLAPVTLDAYSSIHLKVASCSDTCSTCTPTPIEPYIRPHWAPPSPLFFQGHADIKYRSPKTIEPSLCDSTTGTTNTCLVQINPSITPHVANQEKTSVKSFPNEHFQNFLPEQASSHQTPQKCLESELRLKVYPYYSSSPATTSVTFLTSDTSYTLPGAGRSNSDAVHQVRTTEELNTAAIYSFGPKTIFCYLGKEHQHGDSSTLADRPPEEFCSSPDPSTSFHSIDLLQRKDMLKSLSAAVDLITAHFSSSSDPNEKFRLGNSLLCPRISQLVLDQLCPAIRDVLQDGLRPFKLDLIVGQRSNKPWSVVEAATQPGPSTRMLHSLVSVVKKCSMLTNHSMRLNAFFLGLLNLSVLESWFCHLHTCEDVIAEYYHPWAFLALSQDPSCKSLFQEFLLLMQPLSELPFDLHLLSESRLQRRTQQNQSSFQRSRFFALSGYSFLRTINWQNSDGQLEKSKLKAKKDPCISSQTETRSTNMNKILQSCAGSISKPSTRELELKSDCLKKNHAGWWLSQTPITERVMEADRSDTVPHVQNDETLVEKGERTRADEVKPSLRWARLFGSGAGVPVAVKEAQQSIKQNQKIRPPSQWLQLGVSKMDQLAQSVWSKEMSRTLCLLQQRPKLKQ, encoded by the exons ATGGCTACATCTGATTCACGGTCCGGTGAGACCATAATTGTCCGCCACATGCCTGTTCATGTTGATTCTGTAGGCAGTGATAATTTCACCGCAGGATCGAGACTAAGACGGCCCTGCTCTTTAAGTCTGACTCACAGTATCTCACTGCCTGAAAGGGAACACCTTCCAAATGAAACACTAAATGGTGACTTCCACTGTCATACCGGCAAGTCCAGTGTCAAGGAAAGAGCCGGAATCTCAGATCCGTGTTCTGGAAACACAAGAGGATATGACTCAACAACTCTGTTTCGTCATGAACTGTTTGCTCTTAAGTCAGAAGTTAATGAGGCCGATGAGAATTGTGATACATATGCAAACAACCTGCAAAAGCACTGGAAAGCATACTCAATATGTCAGCGTGGAAATTTAAACAGGACCAAGGATAAGAACCTGAGGTATGCCACAAATCCTTGGTCACTTCGTTGTAGGCAGGGCAATGGCAGTAACACAGCATGCaaccataatattaaaattctGGAGCGTTTTCAGACAGATGAACAAATTCCATCAGACTCAGGTCTGCAACTTTGCAGAGATAATGAAGACACACCTATTTTCATGGACTGTGAGGAGCACGACTGGGCTGATCAGTATGTTCCAAACATAACTAATGCCATCTCCGATTGTGAGTCTTTGAATCAAAACCAGACTGATTATATCAGTGATTCTTCTTGCAACAGCTCAGATGGAGTGCTGGTAAATTTCAGTGCtatttttaacaaaactaaTAATGCGGTCCCTGCAACGCCATATGACCTGGACAGTCCTGCCAAGAAGTCCCAAGCATCAGGGTCCATGCAGCATGATGATGGTTTAGAACTGAATCCATGCTGGTCTAGTTCTGGAGTTGATCCAAATTGTAACATCTACCAAGCTGACTGCCATCTCAGTTACCCAGCTGGTTTATCATCTCAGGAGATTTCCGGTCTCAGCCCTTGTCAAGGTCAGCTGACCACTTACACCAACAATTATTACAAGCTGGTAACCTGTGACCTCTCATCTCAGTCTGCCAATAGTCCTGCATGGTCATCTTTAACAAGCTGCTCAGAAGCTCACAGCAATGGAAGCATGACTCCACCCACAGAATACTTTCTCTTCGAAAAACCAGAGACAGAATACAGGGACGAGGTTAAACCCCACGAAAGGGACATTCag GCTGATGAGGACACAGAACTGAAGAGAAGCAAGGGGACCAGGAAAATTTCAAAGAggctaaacaaaagaaaaactcacACCAAATCACATCACGACAAGTGCAAAGATGTAGAAACCAATAGCCATAAGCACATCAGTGTAACACGACTATCTCAGAGCTGGAACAACAAACCATGTCTAGAATTTACCACACAGGCAGGACTGCACCGTGTGCTGAGCTGTCCAAGCCAGATAAGTACATCCTCGCATGCACTGAAGCAGCATAAAATCACATTTGCAGAGCTTGCACGATACAGGAAGAATGGAAAAAGTCCATCAGTGgtgaaaaacagcaaggaagaCATTGCATCATTTCAAATTGAAGATGCTTTGGAACAAAAAGTAAACTTTATTACAAGCAGGACTGAAAAAGAATCTGGAAGATCTACAAACTCTGAAACTCCTGATATACCTCCACTGG GAGTTCCTGAATCTAGCCTAGACGTGGCACACAACACTAAACCACAAAGACCTACCTCTCTACCCATCCAACCCTTTGTCCTTGAACCACCATCATTAAAGCAATCCAGCAAAGCCCTAGGCTCCCTGATAGACCATTACATGAGCCACAAACATAGTGCATCCAAAATAACTGACCTGTCCAGCCACTTAGCACCCGTAACTTTGGACGCCTATTCTTCTATTCATCTGAAGGTCGCTTCATGCTCTGATACCTGTTCGACCTGTACCCCAACCCCGATTGAACCTTACATTCGTCCCCATTGGGCTCCACCAAGCCCACTCTTCTTCCAGGGTCATGCAGACATTAAATACAGAAGTCCAAAGACCATAGAACCTAGTCTGTGTGATAGCACCACAGGAACCACTAATACCTGCTTGGTGCAAATTAATCCATCCATTACACCACATGTGGCTAATCAGGAAAAAACCTCTGTCAAATCTTTTCCTAATGAACATTTTCAAAACTTCCTTCCTGAGCAAGCTAGCTCACATCAGACACCTCAGAAATGTCTAGAATCAGAACTAAGACTTAAAGTTTATCCTTATTATAGTTCGTCTCCAGCCACTACCTCAGTAACATTCCTGACCTCTGACACATCATATACACTTCCTGGTGCTGGACGATCCAACTCAGACGCTGTTCATCAAGTACGCACTACTGAGGAGCTCAACACTGCTGCCATTTACAGTTTTGGACCAAAAACAATATTCT GCTACTTGGGGAAAGAACATCAGCATGGTGACTCATCCACTCTGGCTGATAGACCGCCTGAAGAGTTCTGCTCATCACCAGATCCCTCCACTTCGTTTCATTCTATTGATCTGCTGCAGAGGAAAG ACATGCTGAAATCTTTAAGCGCAGCAGTGGATTTGATCACAGCCCACTTCAGCTCCAGCTCAGACCCTAATGAGAAG tttagactgggaaacagCTTACTGTGTCCCCGAATCAGCCAACTGGTCCTAGATCAGCTTTGCCCTGCTATCCGGGACGTTCTCCAGGACGGACTGAGGCCCTTcaagctggatttgattgttggaCAGCGGAGTAATAAGCCATGGAGCGTGGTGGAGGCAGCGACGCAGCCAG GTCCGTCCACCCGCATGCTGCACAGTCTGGTCTCAGTTGTTAAGAAGTGCTCCATGTTGACCAACCACAGTATGAGGCTTAACGCCTTCTTCTTAGGTCTACTGAA CTTGTCTGTTTTGGAGTCTTGGTTTTGCCACTTGCACACCTGTGAAG ATGTGATTGCGGAGTATTACCACCCCTGGGCATTTCTGGCTTTGTCCCAGGATCCGTCGTGTAAATCTTTGTTTCAGGAGTTCCTCCTCCTGATGCAGCCCTTGTCAGAGTTGCCCTTTGACCTCCACTTGCTTTCCGAGTCAAGGCTCCAGAGAAGAACGCAGCAAAACCAGTCATCCTTCCAACGTTCAAGGTTTTTCGCGCTGTCTGGATACTCATTCCTAAGGACGATAAACTGGCAGAACAGTGATGGACAACtggaaaaatctaaattaaaggCGAAAAAAGACCCATGCATTTCATCCCAGACAGAAACCCGTAGCACTAACATGAACAAGATCCTCCAAAGCTGTGCAGGTTCGATTTCCAAACCGTCAACGCGAGAGCTGGAGCTGAAATcagattgtttaaaaaagaatcatGCCGGATGGTGGCTTAGCCAGACTCCCATTACAGAACGTGTAATGGAGGCAGATCGCTCTGACACTGTTCCTCATGTACAAAATGATGAGACTTTGgtggaaaaaggagagagaacaAGAGCTGATGAGGTGAAACCTTCGCTGCGCTGGGCCAGATTATTTGGTTCTGGGGCTGGCGTTCCAGTGGCAGTGAAAGAGGCACAACAAAGCATCAAGCAGAACCAGAAAATCAG gCCGCCTTCACAATGGCTCCAGCTTGGAGTATCAAAAATGGACCAGCTGGCCCAGTCTGTGTGGAGCAAAGAGATGAGCAGAACCTTATGTCTTCTACAACAACGACCCAAACTCAAGCAGTGA
- the si:dkey-106l3.7 gene encoding uncharacterized protein si:dkey-106l3.7 isoform X2, translating to MNLYRSFGCLLETWVTEGYPVQRSGSAEGLGKHSDPNGSDSAFADSLRLTGPPIRSESEDSGVELPSVISPASSQRRVLTSQTSQPVDDDLRPSSSSPALSHCSSSSSCFSSVHKGSLKSSETAGLKVEEALRRTEPAWRRSVDSSLRHRSNTTSISSGSITPSIRSRVGSVGPGRPYKQPSDEQRSAETHRSTHTPQQPEVGNKEPEKQAAGVTGPEWDHLPPGFLYLEQMCRMLEEIARLKRENQNLQLRMKNSQDGTRETETKADIDSTDGEKLDFRDADGRPGLSSEAFRRRSVSDTWTFLTSRSKSKAPRGERFPSTEVLLEEPENLQPGNAQLVEKEQRKASNSLKQKISSVRWNEKSNAAKSSSQVNEKKRTFRQLFRSRRKTTRF from the exons ATGAATCTGTACAGGAGTTTTGGGTGTTTGCTGGAAACCTGGGTGACTGAAGGTTACCCGGTTCAACGATCAGGCTCAGCAGAGGGTTTGGGAAAACATTCGGACCCAAACGGCAGCGACTCAGCATTTGCAGACTCCCTCAGACTTACAGGACCTCCTATCCGGTCTGAATCTGAAGACTCTGGAGTAGAGTTGCCATCTGTGATCAGCCCTGCGAGCTCACAGCGCCGTGTTTTGACCTCACAAACTTCACAGCCAGTAGATGATGACTTACGGCCATCATCATCCTCGCCAGCTCTTTCTCACTGCTCCTCATCCTCGTCATGTTTCTCATCAGTGCATAAAGGAAGCTTAAAATCGTCCGAAACAGCCGGGCTCAAAGTGGAGGAGGCATTGCGGAGAACCGAGCCAGCTTGGAGGAGAAGTGTGGATAGCAGCCTTAGACATCGTTCGAACACAACTTCAATATCCAGTGGTTCTATTACACCATCTATACGCTCCAGAGTGGGAAGCGTGGGGCCAGGAAGGCCTTACAAACAGCCGTCTGATGAGCAGAGATCAGCAGAAACTCACAGATCAACACACACACCGCAGCAACCTGAAGTCGGTAACAAAGAACCAGAAAAG cAAGCAGCAGGTGTCACTGGGCCTGAATGGGATCATCTGCCTCCTGGGTTTCTCTACCTGGAGCAGATGTGCCGGATGCTGGAGGAGATCGCCCGGCTAAAAAGGGAGAACCAGAACCTGCAGCTGAGGATGAAGAACAGCCAAGATGGCACGAGAGAAACGGAAACAAAG GCTGATATCGACTCCACAGATGGTGAGAAGCTTGACTTCCGGGATGCAGATGGTCGACCAGGACTTTCTTCGGAGGCTTTCCGTCGAAGGAGTGTGTCTGATACGTGGACTTTTCTCACATCGCGAA GTAAATCTAAAGCCCCTCGAGGTGAGCGCTTCCCCTCTACAGAAGTTTTACTGGAAGAACCTGAAAACCTCCAGCCTGGAAATGCACAG CTGGTTGAAAAGGAGCAGCGGAAGGCGAGTAACAGCCTGAAACAGAAGATTAGTTCAGTCAGATGGAATGAAAAGTCAAATGCAGCCAAGAGCAGCAG ccAAGTAAAcgagaaaaaaaggacattcaGGCAGCTGTTCAGGAGCAGAAGAAAGACCACGCGGTTCTGA
- the fam166b gene encoding protein FAM166B, translating into MEQFPPKFSRMLVTPDPHYIPGYTGYCPQLKYHMGKPYAQLTAKLLTSPEISRSPRLVLTSGMAPSNARENTRENTKENTRVEIWRRGTGQGRSPPKMIPGFTGFIPRSQNYFSKTYAVTCQEAMNEFDSEQEARIRSASAELQPVLTRAFPDNKPRALNTPLLTISKEPVPCKSPRCWKPLASPYSMENDDPYKYFISGFTGYVPRAKFLVGSSYPITTNKALIQFGKQMKRSHSAFDLTRESSDNMDSMPSIYRTHPGMLPHFTGHVPGYKFRYGQTYGQLTRDSLDMSTTRRKSSEE; encoded by the exons ATGGAGCAGTTCCCTCCGAAGTTCAGCAGGATGTTGGTGACCCCCGACCCGCACTACATCCCGGG CTACACGGGTTACTGTCCACagctgaaatatcacatggggaAGCCGTACGCTCAGCTCACAGCCAAACTCCTGACCTCGCCGGAGATTTCACGCTCTCCGAGACTGGTGCTGACTTCAGGAATGGCACCTTCCAATGCAAGGGAGAACACGAGGGAGAACACAAAGGAGAACACAAGGGTGGAGATCTGGAGGAGAGGAACAGGACAGGGCAGGTCGCCCCCGAAAATGATACCAGGCTTCACAG GTTTCATCCCCAGAAGTCAGAATTATTTCTCCAAGACTTATGCTGTAACGTGTCAGGAAGCAATGAATGAATTTGATTCAGAACAGGAGGCAAGAATTCGGTCAGCTTCAGCTGAACTGCAACCTGTGCTCACCCGAGCATTTCCAGATAacaag CCACGAGCACTGAACACCCCTTTACTGACCATCTCTAAAGAACCGGTTCCCTGTAAATCCCCGCGCTGCTGGAAGCCTCTCGCCTCTCCATATTCAATGGAAAACGACGACCCATACAAGTACTTTATTTCAG GTTTTACTGGCTACGTCCCCAGAGCCAAGTTCCTGGTGGGTTCTAGCTATCCCATAACCACCAACAAGGCACTGATCCAGTTTGGCAAGCAGATGAAAAGAAGTCACTCTGCGTTCGACCTGACAAGAGAAAGCAGTGACAATATGGACTCAATGCCGTCCATCTACCGCACACACCCGGGCATGCTGCCCCACTTCACCGGACACGTGCCAG GATACAAGTTTCGATACGGACAGACGTACGGCCAGCTCACCCGCGACTCGCTAGATATGAGCACCACACGCAGGAAAAGCAGCGAGGAATGA
- the si:dkey-106l3.7 gene encoding uncharacterized protein si:dkey-106l3.7 isoform X1, with amino-acid sequence MNLYRSFGCLLETWVTEGYPVQRSGSAEGLGKHSDPNGSDSAFADSLRLTGPPIRSESEDSGVELPSVISPASSQRRVLTSQTSQPVDDDLRPSSSSPALSHCSSSSSCFSSVHKGSLKSSETAGLKVEEALRRTEPAWRRSVDSSLRHRSNTTSISSGSITPSIRSRVGSVGPGRPYKQPSDEQRSAETHRSTHTPQQPEVGNKEPEKQAAGVTGPEWDHLPPGFLYLEQMCRMLEEIARLKRENQNLQLRMKNSQDGTRETETKKADIDSTDGEKLDFRDADGRPGLSSEAFRRRSVSDTWTFLTSRSKSKAPRGERFPSTEVLLEEPENLQPGNAQLVEKEQRKASNSLKQKISSVRWNEKSNAAKSSSQVNEKKRTFRQLFRSRRKTTRF; translated from the exons ATGAATCTGTACAGGAGTTTTGGGTGTTTGCTGGAAACCTGGGTGACTGAAGGTTACCCGGTTCAACGATCAGGCTCAGCAGAGGGTTTGGGAAAACATTCGGACCCAAACGGCAGCGACTCAGCATTTGCAGACTCCCTCAGACTTACAGGACCTCCTATCCGGTCTGAATCTGAAGACTCTGGAGTAGAGTTGCCATCTGTGATCAGCCCTGCGAGCTCACAGCGCCGTGTTTTGACCTCACAAACTTCACAGCCAGTAGATGATGACTTACGGCCATCATCATCCTCGCCAGCTCTTTCTCACTGCTCCTCATCCTCGTCATGTTTCTCATCAGTGCATAAAGGAAGCTTAAAATCGTCCGAAACAGCCGGGCTCAAAGTGGAGGAGGCATTGCGGAGAACCGAGCCAGCTTGGAGGAGAAGTGTGGATAGCAGCCTTAGACATCGTTCGAACACAACTTCAATATCCAGTGGTTCTATTACACCATCTATACGCTCCAGAGTGGGAAGCGTGGGGCCAGGAAGGCCTTACAAACAGCCGTCTGATGAGCAGAGATCAGCAGAAACTCACAGATCAACACACACACCGCAGCAACCTGAAGTCGGTAACAAAGAACCAGAAAAG cAAGCAGCAGGTGTCACTGGGCCTGAATGGGATCATCTGCCTCCTGGGTTTCTCTACCTGGAGCAGATGTGCCGGATGCTGGAGGAGATCGCCCGGCTAAAAAGGGAGAACCAGAACCTGCAGCTGAGGATGAAGAACAGCCAAGATGGCACGAGAGAAACGGAAACAAAG AAGGCTGATATCGACTCCACAGATGGTGAGAAGCTTGACTTCCGGGATGCAGATGGTCGACCAGGACTTTCTTCGGAGGCTTTCCGTCGAAGGAGTGTGTCTGATACGTGGACTTTTCTCACATCGCGAA GTAAATCTAAAGCCCCTCGAGGTGAGCGCTTCCCCTCTACAGAAGTTTTACTGGAAGAACCTGAAAACCTCCAGCCTGGAAATGCACAG CTGGTTGAAAAGGAGCAGCGGAAGGCGAGTAACAGCCTGAAACAGAAGATTAGTTCAGTCAGATGGAATGAAAAGTCAAATGCAGCCAAGAGCAGCAG ccAAGTAAAcgagaaaaaaaggacattcaGGCAGCTGTTCAGGAGCAGAAGAAAGACCACGCGGTTCTGA